In a single window of the Biomphalaria glabrata chromosome 5, xgBioGlab47.1, whole genome shotgun sequence genome:
- the LOC106080151 gene encoding uncharacterized protein LOC106080151 produces MIAHFLMCSLIISILVSLGNGQYNFLGQYQNSQRNSSAISTCNDLHCSPNECCVETHRAPVCVALKMSASGQALCARLKKCFNSDHCPISAPCCSQALEPTFATTCPGGNTNGPSYISSNGYNNKLDNTIDSTPLKEGYCRAAADTNQLCYSPVHGSEKAKCPCSADGDFCKITLEPFVTGICI; encoded by the exons ATGATAGCCCATTTCTTGATG TGCAGTTTGATAATTTCCATTCTTGTGTCGCTGGGCAATGGACAATACAACTTTCTCGG CCAGTATCAGAACTCTCAAAGGAACTCATCTGCAATAAGTACTTGCAATGACCTGCATTGTAGTCCTAACGAGTGCTGTGTGGAGACTCACAGGGCGCCAGTCTGTGTGGCTTTGAAAATGTCTGCTTCAGGACAAG CATTATGCGCTCGCTTAAAGAAATGCTTCAACAGCGACCATTGTCCGATTTCTGCTCCTTGCTGCTCCCAGGCATTGGAACCCACATTCGCCACAACGTGTCCTGGAGGTAACACCAATGGACCAAGCTACATCTCTAGCAATGGCTACAACAACAAATTGGACAATACCATTGATTCGACACCCTTAAAAGAAGGCTACTGCCGAGCAGCAGCTGATACCAATCAAT TGTGCTATAGTCCAGTGCATGGGTCTGAGAAGGCAAAATGCCCATGTTCAGCTGATGGCGACTTTTGCAAAATTACTCTGGAGCCTTTTGTAACGG